A region from the Pseudomonadota bacterium genome encodes:
- a CDS encoding type II toxin-antitoxin system PemK/MazF family toxin produces the protein MAKRVGRGEIWLHRFAPPDRRRPVVVVSRQALLDVIHTATVVAITSSVRGSPTEVVLGVDEGLKKPSCANAVNVFTVRQSDLRQFVGLVPPPRMRDLCRALAIACGCED, from the coding sequence ATGGCCAAGAGAGTAGGGCGGGGGGAGATCTGGCTTCACCGTTTCGCTCCACCGGACCGTCGCAGGCCCGTTGTCGTCGTGAGTCGACAGGCATTGCTCGACGTGATTCATACTGCCACCGTGGTTGCGATCACTTCGAGCGTGCGCGGCTCACCTACCGAGGTCGTGCTTGGGGTGGACGAGGGGCTGAAGAAGCCCTCGTGCGCCAATGCCGTCAACGTTTTCACGGTCCGTCAGTCTGACTTGCGCCAGTTTGTGGGGCTCGTTCCACCCCCTAGGATGCGCGACCTCTGTCGCGCCCTGGCTATCGCTTGTGGCTGCGAGGATTGA